One region of Besnoitia besnoiti strain Bb-Ger1 chromosome Unknown contig00100, whole genome shotgun sequence genomic DNA includes:
- a CDS encoding cytochrome c oxidase subunit iii subfamily protein (encoded by transcript BESB_015570), producing MTIMLSALSIVVSSVYLKNQHLYTSCTNIMTFTLVVAFLMLVCTEYLGLSLYINDNAFGNGLFILTGIHFSHVIVGAILVFFTQSIYSSLVTYMPTSSIMLSKSKGMLCKIFTEPFTILYLHFVETMWILIHITFYL from the coding sequence atgaccatcatgttaagtgcattaagtatagtggtatccagcgtatatttgaaaaaccaacatttgtatacaagctgtacgaatatcatgacattcactttggtagtcgccttcttaatgttagtctgtacggaatacttaggactatctctttatattaatgataatgcatttggtaatggacttttcatcttaactggtatacattttagccatgttattgttggagctatccttgtattcttcactcaaagtatctatagttctttagttacttacatgcctacaagctctataatgctaagcaaatctaaaggtatgttatgcaagatctttacagaaccattcactattttatatctacactttgtagaaaccatgtggatattaatccacattacattctatctctaa